In one window of Terriglobales bacterium DNA:
- a CDS encoding CDGSH iron-sulfur domain-containing protein encodes MAEVKITIRRNGPYRVEASPGSVDLVDADGNPYDLTARMKEGKLAFSLCRCGASVQKPFCDGTHSKIGFQAAEAVVRAEEHQKSQPVVTDPTASSPAKG; translated from the coding sequence ATGGCTGAGGTGAAGATTACGATCCGCAGGAACGGCCCTTACCGGGTGGAAGCTTCGCCAGGTTCTGTCGATTTGGTCGATGCCGACGGCAACCCTTATGACCTCACCGCCAGGATGAAGGAAGGCAAGCTGGCTTTCTCCCTCTGTCGCTGTGGTGCCAGCGTGCAAAAGCCGTTCTGCGACGGCACTCATTCCAAGATCGGGTTCCAGGCTGCTGAAGCTGTGGTCCGGGCAGAAGAGCACCAGAAGTCCCAGCCCGTGGTGACCGATCCCACGGCCAGCAGCCCCGCCAAGGGATAG
- a CDS encoding glycosyltransferase, which produces MKIVIFGLSITSSWGNGHATTFRALCKALHARGHRIVFFEHDTEWYANNRDLPEPDFCQVRIFDRWNDVLPFARAELRDCDAAIVGSYFPDGIAAIDEVLDSPAPHKAFYDIDTPITVAQLREHGRADYLLKDQIPGFDVYFSFTGGPILKEIENRFGARLAVPLYCSFDPLHYRRFSVNKRFACDLSYMGTYAPDRQPKIEEFFCSPARLLPDRSFILAGPQYPKIIRWPDNVRRIMHLNPRWHSRFYSSSRLTLNVTRRDMVRAGYSPSVRLFEAAASGAAIASDNWPGLDTFFRPQQEILLPTCAEDVARYLTDLSEQELRSIGSSAQERVLADHTNHRRAIEFENALESTAKSAAEDFLIDFPANAV; this is translated from the coding sequence GCGACCACCTTCCGCGCGCTGTGCAAAGCCCTGCACGCTCGCGGTCACCGCATTGTCTTCTTCGAGCACGATACCGAGTGGTACGCCAACAACCGCGATCTGCCCGAGCCCGATTTCTGTCAGGTCCGCATCTTTGACCGCTGGAACGACGTACTCCCCTTCGCCCGCGCCGAACTCCGCGATTGCGACGCCGCCATCGTAGGCTCCTATTTTCCTGACGGCATTGCCGCCATTGACGAGGTTCTCGACTCGCCCGCGCCGCACAAGGCCTTCTACGACATCGATACCCCAATTACCGTTGCGCAATTGCGCGAGCACGGCCGCGCCGACTACCTGCTCAAAGATCAGATCCCCGGCTTCGACGTCTATTTCAGCTTCACCGGCGGACCCATCTTGAAGGAAATTGAGAATCGTTTCGGCGCCCGTCTCGCGGTTCCACTCTACTGTTCGTTTGACCCCCTGCATTACCGCCGGTTTTCGGTGAACAAGCGTTTCGCTTGCGACCTCAGTTACATGGGCACCTACGCTCCCGATCGCCAGCCGAAGATCGAGGAGTTCTTCTGCTCTCCCGCGCGCCTGCTCCCGGATCGCAGTTTCATCCTGGCCGGCCCGCAATATCCCAAAATCATCCGCTGGCCTGACAATGTCCGCCGCATCATGCATCTAAACCCGCGCTGGCACAGCCGTTTCTATTCCTCCTCCCGCTTGACCTTGAACGTTACCCGTCGTGACATGGTCCGCGCCGGCTACTCGCCGTCGGTGCGTCTGTTTGAAGCGGCCGCCAGCGGCGCCGCCATCGCTTCCGACAATTGGCCCGGTCTCGACACCTTTTTCCGTCCCCAGCAGGAAATTCTTCTTCCCACCTGCGCCGAGGATGTTGCGCGCTATCTCACCGACCTCAGCGAGCAGGAACTCCGCTCCATCGGAAGTTCCGCCCAGGAGCGGGTTCTTGCTGACCACACCAATCATCGCCGCGCCATCGAATTTGAAAATGCCCTGGAATCCACAGCGAAATCCGCCGCCGAAGATTTCCTCATCGATTTTCCGGCCAATGCCGTCTAA
- a CDS encoding DinB family protein yields the protein MANLDRFSAVLASAPAQLGAIAAQDAASHPKPGAWSKKEELGHLIDSAINNYARVIRVQREDAPALPGYEQNAWVERQGYQDRDWKELISLWSALNQHMLAAVRRVPSSALARTCTIGGGTSMTLGFVIEDYVDHMVHHLQHIGLALHQFRRAESAYA from the coding sequence ATGGCAAATCTCGATCGCTTCTCCGCCGTCCTCGCCTCTGCTCCTGCTCAACTCGGCGCCATTGCGGCGCAGGATGCGGCTTCGCATCCCAAGCCCGGCGCATGGTCGAAAAAAGAGGAACTCGGACACTTGATCGATTCCGCCATCAACAACTACGCCCGGGTCATTCGCGTGCAGCGAGAAGACGCCCCGGCTCTTCCCGGCTACGAGCAAAATGCCTGGGTCGAACGCCAGGGATACCAGGATCGCGATTGGAAGGAATTAATCTCGCTCTGGTCCGCTCTGAACCAGCACATGCTCGCCGCTGTCCGCCGCGTGCCCTCGTCCGCCCTGGCCCGCACTTGCACCATTGGCGGCGGCACGTCAATGACACTGGGATTTGTAATTGAAGACTACGTGGACCACATGGTCCACCACCTGCAGCACATCGGCCTCGCGCTCCACCAATTCCGCCGCGCCGAATCCGCCTACGCATGA
- a CDS encoding glycosyltransferase family 4 protein, translating into MRIALVAPPFISVPPTVYGGTELFIAHLAVGLKQLGHDVVVYANGESTVPVALKSLYPTSEWPIQGEVHGSLKDFNHSAWAIADAHANCDLLHLNNAPGLVYSRFVSTPFVYTIHHPQEPALSNFYGYYPDVTYVTISDFQRFRETMPRISTIHHGLDFSKYRLVTEKQPYLAFIGRIAPVKGTHLAIQIAKRAGIPLKIAGEIQPINQSYFDAEVKPHLDGDFIQYIGEADLEAKNELLGNATAMLFPIQWDEPFGLVMIEAMACGTPVIAMPGGSVPEIVKHEISGFVGRNVEEMAKYARRAPDFDAVQVRAYAEREFSIERMVQQYADVYERALAGVPVALEKKIPQRAIA; encoded by the coding sequence ATGCGTATTGCTCTCGTTGCACCACCGTTTATCTCCGTTCCGCCTACCGTTTACGGCGGTACGGAACTTTTCATTGCCCATCTCGCCGTCGGACTCAAGCAGCTTGGGCACGATGTCGTTGTCTACGCCAATGGCGAATCCACTGTCCCCGTTGCGCTCAAGTCGCTGTATCCCACCTCCGAGTGGCCAATCCAGGGAGAGGTCCACGGCAGTCTGAAGGACTTCAATCACAGTGCGTGGGCGATTGCGGACGCCCATGCCAACTGCGACCTGCTCCATCTCAATAACGCTCCCGGCCTGGTTTATTCGCGTTTTGTTTCCACTCCGTTCGTCTATACCATCCATCATCCCCAGGAACCTGCGCTCAGCAACTTTTACGGCTACTATCCTGATGTCACCTATGTCACCATCAGCGACTTTCAGCGCTTCCGCGAGACTATGCCGCGCATCAGCACGATTCACCACGGCCTGGACTTCTCGAAATATCGGCTCGTGACCGAAAAGCAGCCTTACCTTGCCTTCATCGGACGCATTGCCCCCGTCAAAGGCACTCACCTCGCCATCCAAATCGCAAAGCGGGCCGGGATTCCGCTCAAGATTGCCGGCGAGATCCAGCCCATAAATCAATCGTATTTCGATGCCGAGGTGAAGCCCCACCTCGACGGCGACTTCATCCAGTACATCGGAGAGGCTGACCTGGAAGCTAAGAACGAGCTTCTCGGCAATGCCACGGCCATGCTCTTTCCCATTCAATGGGACGAGCCCTTCGGCCTTGTCATGATCGAGGCCATGGCTTGCGGCACCCCAGTGATCGCCATGCCCGGGGGTTCGGTGCCCGAGATCGTGAAGCATGAGATCTCCGGTTTCGTTGGTCGCAATGTCGAAGAAATGGCGAAATACGCTCGCCGCGCCCCCGATTTTGATGCGGTGCAGGTCCGGGCTTATGCTGAGCGGGAGTTTTCCATCGAGCGCATGGTTCAGCAGTACGCCGACGTCTATGAGCGGGCCCTGGCCGGCGTTCCCGTAGCCCTGGAGAAAAAAATTCCTCAACGCGCTATTGCATGA
- a CDS encoding amylo-alpha-1,6-glucosidase, which translates to MSTRLSIPDDVLVEISSPHVEPRIAFQALEPRKVNNLTLIDGKTFLSTTVAGDISPAGAPDVGFFHDDTRFLSNMELRVMGNRAVVLSSNTEKTFANQVELTTGNIALRESFDLPENTIHIRREQLLASDTFFDRLTFENFNLVPVSFVLEIHYDADFVDVFQVRGSARSVHGQYYKPVVRDRTLAFFYRGLDGVMRQTQIDFAPQPAQIEDEVARWEINLPPLRQIQVTASVTPFVQGAKSRAGNSDQAASLRARRDAFAAWESRSTNFHSSNDVFDSALRTAIGDFHALQIPDGDQHVVAAGIPWFATMFGRDSIIAAYQSLSLNPQLAVETLRTLAHYQGREVNDWRDEQPGKILHEYRTGEMTRNGEMPFGPYYGSIDATPLFLILLSETFNWTADEKLVRDLLPAAYRALEWIANYGDFDGDGFVEYIRHSSRGLANQGWKDSWDANMHRDGTVARPPIALVEVQGYVYDAKYRMASLLRAFGDTVNAERLRREASELAKRVEKAFWMPSRGFYAMALDGEKKPLQVIASNPGHLLWNRIIGKERARAVVNRFMRDDLFSGWGLRTMSAEERIFNPLSYHRGSVWPHDNSLIVHGMALNEFREPALRVFTTLFQAALRFRDYRLPELFCGVQRREHDDPVHYPVSCSPQAWASGAMFLMLNSVLGIRPSAHRKELNIVNPELPDWLEYLQVRNLRIGQSRVGLDFSRRGARTFCNVVDVEGEKLLVNVAFKK; encoded by the coding sequence ATGAGTACGCGCCTCTCCATTCCTGACGACGTGCTGGTGGAGATTTCTTCACCTCACGTCGAACCGCGCATTGCGTTCCAGGCGCTGGAACCGCGCAAGGTCAACAACCTGACCTTGATTGACGGCAAGACTTTCCTCTCTACAACCGTTGCCGGCGATATTTCGCCCGCGGGCGCGCCCGATGTCGGTTTTTTCCATGACGACACCCGCTTCCTCAGCAACATGGAACTGCGGGTCATGGGCAATCGCGCTGTCGTGCTCTCTTCCAACACCGAGAAGACGTTTGCCAACCAGGTTGAGCTCACGACCGGCAACATTGCCTTGCGCGAGTCCTTTGATCTTCCCGAAAACACCATTCATATCCGTCGCGAACAACTCCTCGCCTCTGACACCTTTTTCGACCGCTTGACCTTCGAGAACTTCAATCTCGTGCCCGTCAGCTTCGTGCTCGAGATCCATTACGATGCTGACTTCGTGGATGTCTTCCAGGTGCGCGGCTCCGCCCGCTCCGTGCACGGCCAGTACTACAAGCCGGTGGTCCGCGACCGCACGCTGGCATTCTTCTATCGCGGTCTCGATGGCGTGATGCGCCAGACCCAGATTGATTTTGCCCCGCAGCCGGCGCAGATCGAGGATGAGGTGGCGCGCTGGGAGATTAACCTGCCGCCGCTGCGCCAGATCCAGGTTACCGCCAGCGTTACGCCCTTCGTGCAGGGTGCGAAGAGCCGCGCCGGCAATTCCGACCAGGCCGCCAGCCTGCGCGCCCGCCGCGACGCCTTCGCCGCCTGGGAAAGCCGGTCCACCAATTTCCACAGCAGCAACGACGTCTTCGACTCCGCCCTGCGCACCGCCATCGGCGACTTCCATGCCCTCCAGATTCCTGACGGTGACCAGCACGTCGTCGCCGCCGGCATTCCCTGGTTCGCCACCATGTTCGGGCGCGATTCCATCATCGCCGCCTACCAGTCGCTCTCGCTCAACCCGCAGCTTGCCGTCGAAACCCTGCGCACCCTCGCGCATTACCAGGGCCGCGAAGTGAATGACTGGCGCGACGAGCAGCCCGGCAAGATCCTCCACGAGTACCGCACCGGCGAGATGACCCGCAACGGCGAAATGCCTTTCGGGCCCTACTACGGTTCCATTGACGCCACCCCCCTGTTCCTCATCCTGCTCAGCGAGACTTTCAACTGGACAGCCGACGAGAAGCTGGTTCGCGACCTGCTTCCCGCCGCCTATCGCGCCCTGGAATGGATTGCCAACTACGGCGATTTCGACGGCGACGGCTTCGTCGAGTACATCCGCCACTCCTCCCGCGGCCTCGCCAACCAGGGCTGGAAAGATTCCTGGGACGCCAACATGCATCGCGATGGCACGGTGGCGCGCCCGCCGATCGCGCTCGTGGAAGTGCAGGGCTACGTCTATGACGCCAAGTACCGCATGGCGTCGCTGTTGCGCGCCTTCGGCGACACCGTCAATGCCGAACGCCTCCGGCGCGAAGCCTCCGAACTCGCCAAGCGCGTGGAGAAGGCTTTCTGGATGCCCTCTCGCGGCTTTTATGCCATGGCGCTCGACGGCGAAAAAAAGCCGCTCCAGGTCATCGCATCCAATCCCGGCCACCTGCTTTGGAACCGCATCATCGGCAAGGAACGCGCCCGCGCTGTCGTCAACCGCTTTATGCGCGATGACCTTTTCTCCGGTTGGGGACTCCGCACCATGTCCGCCGAGGAGCGAATCTTCAATCCGCTCAGCTATCATCGCGGCTCCGTTTGGCCGCACGATAACTCGCTCATCGTTCACGGCATGGCGCTCAACGAATTCCGCGAGCCCGCTCTCCGTGTCTTCACCACCCTTTTCCAGGCGGCCCTTCGCTTCCGCGACTACCGCCTTCCCGAGCTTTTCTGTGGCGTGCAACGTCGCGAACACGACGATCCTGTCCACTACCCGGTTTCCTGCTCGCCGCAGGCATGGGCCTCCGGCGCCATGTTCCTGATGCTGAACTCCGTCCTCGGCATCCGCCCCAGCGCGCACAGAAAGGAACTCAACATCGTCAACCCGGAACTCCCCGACTGGCTTGAGTACCTCCAGGTTCGCAACCTCCGCATCGGTCAGAGCCGGGTCGGACTCGACTTCTCCCGCCGCGGCGCCCGCACCTTCTGCAATGTCGTGGACGTGGAAGGCGAAAAGCTCCTGGTCAATGTCGCCTTCAAAAAATAG